Proteins from a single region of Rhodovibrio salinarum DSM 9154:
- the cobN gene encoding cobaltochelatase subunit CobN yields MHLLKATPGGVQDGQEAVDLGQDPGEIVVLSAADTELANLAQARQDLGDAYPELRLANLMQLGHNMSVDLYLEQTCSSAKLIVVRLLGGANYWPYGVEQLQMLAETRGIQLALLPGDDQPDADLAQRSTVDEDAYHRLWQYCVHGGPANARAFLGYAAELAGHAGFDWAEPAPLLRAGLYWPGCEAPSLDDLRADWLADAPVAAIVFYRAHVQAANLAPVDALIRELQAAGVNALPLFCASLKEQVSADTVRHLLTQAGAGVVLNATGFAVSKPGAERSETPFDAIDAPVLQVVFSGGTEQAWRAGTNGLGARDIAMNVALPEVDGRILSRAVSFKAEARFDPKTQTSVVAYQPVDSRVRFAARLAANWLKLRHKSPQDRRVAVILANYPNRDARMGNGVGLDTPAGTVNLLRAMAETGYQTGDIPESGNALIETIAAGPTNAAHDGREIRETLDLSTYRAFFDRLPQKVREEVTERWGAPESDPFFLGDQDAFALPAYVQGNTAICLQPARGYNVDPEQTYHDPDLVPPHGYFAFYAWLREAFGADAAIHMGKHGNLEWLPGKALALDESCYPEATLGPLPHLYPFIVNDPGEGTQAKRRAQAAIVDHLTPPLTRAESYGPLAELERLADEYYEAAGVDPRRLELLGREILDLSARIGLDQDCGIERGDDTETALGKLDNYLCALKEMQIRDGLHVFGQAPEGRLQTDLLVALTRLPRGQGDGGDASLIRALAADLDLDEAFDPLDCTFGDPWDGPRPNVLADLGEGSWRTTGDTVERLENLAQALVAGARPADAAWTRTQAVLDTLAKTVRPAVADCGPRELAGVLTGLNGRFVEPGPSGAPTRGRLDVLPTGRNFYSVDTRVVPTPAAWQLGWKSATRLLERHRQEEGMWPKSLAVSAWGTANMRTGGDDLAQVLALMGVQPTWDTASRRVTGYEILPLSVLGRPRVDVTLRVSGFFRDAFPHQIDLIDSAARAVADLDEPADQNPLAAKVKADTQALENEGIDADTARTRAGHRVFGSKPGAYGAGLQALIDEKGWEETGDLARAYLAWGGYAYGGGSQGTAEHALFAERLGSVEGVVHNQDNREHDLLDSDDYYQFEGGLTATVRHLSGSQPKVWHNDHSRPESPQIRSLEEEVARVVRARVVNPKWIAGVMRHGYKGAFEMSATVDYLFAFAATAHAVKDHHFDAVYEAYLADDAVRAFLHENNPEALTDIADRLLEAQDRNLWQPRGNTTRPSLQAIKAGQSPEDVA; encoded by the coding sequence ATGCATCTTCTGAAGGCCACGCCGGGTGGCGTGCAGGACGGGCAGGAAGCGGTCGACCTGGGTCAGGACCCGGGCGAGATCGTCGTGCTGTCCGCCGCTGATACCGAGCTCGCCAATCTGGCGCAGGCGCGCCAGGATCTGGGCGACGCCTATCCCGAGCTGCGGCTGGCGAACCTGATGCAGCTCGGCCACAACATGTCCGTCGATCTCTACCTGGAGCAGACGTGTTCCAGCGCGAAGCTGATCGTCGTGCGCCTGCTGGGCGGGGCCAACTACTGGCCCTACGGCGTCGAGCAGCTGCAGATGCTGGCGGAGACGCGCGGCATCCAGCTCGCCCTGCTGCCGGGCGACGATCAGCCGGACGCAGATCTGGCGCAGCGCTCCACAGTGGATGAGGACGCCTACCACCGCCTGTGGCAGTACTGCGTGCACGGCGGACCGGCGAACGCGCGCGCCTTCCTCGGCTACGCCGCGGAACTCGCCGGGCACGCCGGCTTCGACTGGGCGGAGCCGGCACCGCTGCTGCGCGCCGGTCTGTACTGGCCAGGGTGCGAGGCGCCGAGCCTGGACGACCTGCGCGCCGACTGGCTGGCGGACGCGCCGGTGGCGGCGATCGTGTTCTACCGTGCCCATGTGCAGGCGGCGAACTTGGCCCCGGTGGATGCGTTGATCCGGGAACTGCAAGCCGCCGGCGTCAACGCGCTGCCGCTCTTCTGCGCCAGCCTGAAGGAGCAGGTCAGCGCCGACACCGTCCGCCACCTGCTGACGCAGGCCGGCGCCGGCGTGGTGCTCAACGCCACCGGCTTTGCCGTCTCCAAGCCGGGGGCCGAACGCAGCGAGACGCCGTTCGACGCGATCGACGCGCCGGTGCTGCAGGTCGTCTTCTCCGGCGGCACCGAGCAGGCCTGGCGCGCGGGGACCAACGGTCTGGGCGCGCGCGACATCGCGATGAACGTGGCCCTGCCGGAAGTCGATGGCCGCATCCTGTCGCGGGCCGTCTCATTCAAGGCGGAGGCGCGCTTCGATCCCAAGACCCAGACCAGCGTTGTGGCCTATCAGCCGGTCGACAGCCGTGTACGCTTTGCCGCAAGATTGGCCGCCAACTGGCTGAAGCTGCGGCATAAATCGCCGCAAGACCGGCGTGTGGCAGTGATCCTGGCGAACTACCCGAACCGTGACGCGCGGATGGGCAACGGCGTCGGCCTGGATACGCCGGCGGGCACAGTGAATCTGCTGCGGGCGATGGCGGAGACGGGCTATCAGACCGGAGATATCCCCGAAAGCGGCAACGCGCTGATCGAGACGATCGCCGCCGGGCCGACCAACGCCGCACACGACGGCCGGGAGATCCGGGAGACGCTGGACCTTAGCACCTACCGTGCCTTCTTCGACCGGTTGCCGCAGAAGGTACGCGAGGAGGTGACGGAGCGCTGGGGCGCCCCCGAGAGCGACCCCTTCTTCTTGGGCGACCAGGACGCCTTTGCGCTGCCGGCTTACGTTCAAGGCAACACGGCGATCTGCCTGCAACCGGCGCGCGGCTACAACGTCGATCCCGAACAGACCTATCACGACCCGGACCTGGTGCCGCCGCACGGCTACTTCGCCTTCTACGCCTGGCTGCGCGAGGCCTTCGGCGCGGACGCGGCGATCCACATGGGTAAGCACGGCAACCTGGAATGGCTGCCGGGCAAGGCGCTGGCGCTGGACGAGAGCTGCTATCCCGAGGCCACGCTCGGCCCGCTGCCGCACCTCTACCCCTTCATCGTCAACGATCCGGGCGAGGGCACGCAGGCCAAGCGCCGCGCGCAGGCCGCGATCGTCGACCACCTGACCCCGCCGCTGACCCGCGCCGAAAGCTATGGCCCGTTGGCCGAGCTGGAGCGCCTGGCCGACGAGTACTACGAGGCCGCCGGCGTCGACCCGCGCCGGCTGGAATTGCTGGGTCGGGAGATCCTGGACCTGTCCGCGCGGATCGGGCTGGACCAGGACTGCGGGATCGAGCGCGGCGATGATACCGAAACGGCTTTAGGTAAGCTCGACAACTACCTCTGTGCGCTCAAGGAAATGCAGATCCGCGACGGGCTGCATGTGTTCGGTCAGGCGCCCGAGGGCCGGCTGCAGACCGATCTGCTGGTCGCGCTCACCCGCCTGCCGCGCGGCCAGGGCGACGGCGGCGATGCCAGCCTGATCCGCGCGCTCGCCGCCGACCTCGACTTGGATGAAGCGTTCGACCCGTTGGATTGCACCTTCGGCGATCCCTGGGACGGCCCGCGCCCGAATGTACTCGCCGATCTGGGCGAGGGCAGTTGGCGCACGACCGGCGACACGGTGGAGCGGCTGGAAAATCTGGCGCAGGCGCTGGTCGCCGGCGCGCGCCCGGCCGACGCTGCCTGGACGCGCACGCAGGCCGTGCTGGACACGCTCGCGAAGACCGTGCGCCCGGCGGTCGCCGACTGCGGCCCGCGCGAGCTCGCTGGCGTGCTGACCGGCCTCAACGGACGGTTCGTCGAGCCGGGGCCGTCGGGTGCACCGACGCGCGGGCGCTTGGACGTGCTGCCCACCGGGCGGAACTTCTATTCGGTCGACACCCGCGTGGTGCCGACGCCGGCCGCCTGGCAGCTCGGCTGGAAATCCGCCACGCGCCTGTTGGAGCGCCACCGCCAGGAGGAGGGCATGTGGCCGAAGTCGCTGGCGGTCAGCGCCTGGGGCACCGCCAACATGCGCACCGGCGGCGACGACCTGGCGCAGGTGTTGGCGCTGATGGGCGTGCAGCCGACTTGGGACACCGCCAGCCGCCGGGTCACCGGCTATGAGATCCTACCGCTTTCCGTGCTCGGTCGGCCGCGGGTCGACGTCACCCTGCGCGTCTCCGGTTTCTTCCGTGACGCCTTCCCGCATCAGATCGATCTGATCGACAGCGCCGCCCGCGCGGTTGCCGATTTGGACGAGCCGGCGGACCAGAACCCGCTCGCTGCTAAGGTAAAGGCCGATACACAAGCCCTTGAGAATGAAGGTATAGACGCCGATACGGCCCGGACCCGCGCCGGCCATCGGGTGTTTGGGTCCAAGCCGGGGGCGTACGGCGCCGGTCTGCAAGCGCTGATCGACGAGAAGGGCTGGGAAGAGACCGGCGATCTGGCGCGCGCCTACCTCGCCTGGGGCGGCTACGCCTATGGCGGCGGGAGCCAGGGCACGGCGGAGCATGCGCTGTTCGCCGAGCGCCTGGGGTCGGTCGAGGGCGTGGTGCACAACCAGGACAACCGCGAGCACGACCTGCTCGACAGCGACGACTACTACCAGTTCGAAGGCGGCCTGACCGCAACCGTCCGGCACCTGTCGGGTAGCCAGCCGAAGGTCTGGCACAACGACCATTCCCGCCCCGAAAGCCCGCAGATCCGCTCCCTGGAGGAAGAGGTCGCCCGGGTTGTGCGGGCCCGGGTCGTGAACCCGAAGTGGATCGCCGGCGTGATGCGCCACGGCTACAAGGGCGCGTTCGAGATGTCGGCGACGGTGGACTATCTGTTCGCCTTCGCCGCGACCGCGCATGCGGTCAAGGACCACCACTTCGACGCGGTCTACGAGGCCTATCTCGCCGACGACGCGGTCCGGGCGTTCCTGCACGAGAACAATCCCGAGGCCCTGACCGACATCGCCGACCGCCTGCTGGAAGCCCAGGACCGCAACCTGTGGCAGCCCAGGGGCAACACCACCCGGCCGTCGCTGCAAGCGATCAAGGCCGGCCAAAGCCCGGAGGACGTGGCATGA
- the cobW gene encoding cobalamin biosynthesis protein CobW, which translates to MTAPDDSSTSPAAPSADTQTTKIPTTVITGFLGAGKTSMIRHMLENAGGKRLALVINEFGDLGVDGEILKGCGIEGCGDDDVLELANGCICCTVADDFLPTMEKLVNRAEKPDHIVIETSGLALPKPLVQAFGWPEVRTRATVDGVIAVIDAPAVADGLFTSRPDQVQALRESDPALDHESPLEEVFEDQINCADIVVLNKTDLLSADALDRVVTDLKAKLRPGTKLLRAAHGAVDPEVMLGLGSGVEDDLAGRPSHHDDEEEHDHDDFETFAIDFDEPKSPQEIIGRIQPAVERHGVLRVKGFASVAGKPMRLVIQGVGGRLQHYYDRELRADEPRGGRLVVIGETGLDRQAIETAVKG; encoded by the coding sequence ATGACCGCACCCGACGACAGCAGCACGTCTCCCGCCGCGCCGAGCGCGGACACGCAGACCACCAAGATCCCGACCACCGTGATCACCGGCTTCCTGGGCGCCGGCAAGACCTCGATGATCCGGCACATGTTGGAGAACGCCGGCGGCAAACGCCTGGCGTTGGTGATCAACGAATTCGGCGACCTGGGAGTCGACGGCGAGATCCTGAAGGGCTGCGGCATCGAGGGCTGCGGCGACGACGACGTCCTGGAACTCGCCAATGGCTGCATCTGCTGCACGGTCGCCGACGACTTCCTGCCGACCATGGAAAAGCTGGTGAACCGGGCGGAGAAGCCGGATCACATCGTGATCGAGACCAGCGGCCTCGCGCTGCCCAAGCCGCTGGTGCAGGCGTTCGGCTGGCCGGAAGTGCGCACCCGCGCGACCGTCGACGGCGTGATCGCGGTGATCGACGCGCCGGCGGTGGCCGATGGGCTGTTCACCTCCCGCCCCGACCAAGTACAGGCGTTGCGCGAGAGCGATCCCGCCCTCGACCACGAAAGTCCACTGGAGGAGGTGTTCGAGGATCAGATCAACTGCGCGGACATCGTGGTCCTGAACAAGACCGATCTGCTCTCCGCCGATGCGCTGGACAGGGTGGTCACCGACCTCAAGGCGAAGCTGCGTCCGGGCACCAAGCTGCTGCGCGCCGCCCATGGGGCGGTCGATCCGGAAGTCATGCTGGGCCTCGGCTCGGGCGTCGAGGACGACCTGGCCGGTCGTCCCTCGCACCACGACGACGAGGAAGAGCACGACCACGACGATTTCGAGACCTTCGCCATCGACTTCGACGAGCCCAAGAGCCCGCAGGAGATCATCGGTCGCATCCAACCCGCGGTCGAGCGCCATGGCGTTCTGCGCGTGAAGGGTTTTGCCAGCGTCGCCGGCAAGCCGATGCGCCTGGTGATCCAGGGCGTGGGTGGCCGGCTGCAGCACTACTACGACCGCGAACTGCGGGCCGACGAGCCGCGCGGCGGCCGCCTGGTCGTGATCGGCGAAACCGGCCTCGACCGCCAGGCGATCGAGACGGCGGTGAAGGGCTAA
- the cobU gene encoding bifunctional adenosylcobinamide kinase/adenosylcobinamide-phosphate guanylyltransferase, giving the protein MSAPATLVLGGQRSGKSRYAESLVESQPGACVYLATAEPHDGEMARRIAEHQARRGERWSTVEAPLDLPGALASAAAPGRTVLVDCLTLWLSNLLGHDRDVAVERARLCDTLAALAGPAVLVSNEVGQGVIPENKLARAFVDQAGRLHQAVAAVAGRVVFVTAGLPQTLKDIPHT; this is encoded by the coding sequence ATGAGCGCCCCCGCGACCCTGGTGCTGGGCGGTCAGCGCTCCGGCAAGAGCCGCTATGCGGAATCCCTCGTGGAGTCGCAGCCGGGCGCGTGCGTCTATCTCGCCACCGCCGAGCCGCATGACGGCGAGATGGCCCGCCGCATCGCCGAGCATCAAGCCCGCCGCGGCGAGCGCTGGTCGACCGTGGAGGCGCCGCTGGATCTGCCGGGCGCGCTGGCCTCGGCTGCCGCGCCGGGACGCACCGTGCTGGTCGACTGCCTGACCCTGTGGCTGTCCAATCTGCTGGGCCACGACCGCGACGTCGCGGTCGAGCGTGCACGCCTGTGCGACACGCTGGCGGCGCTGGCCGGTCCGGCGGTGCTGGTCTCCAATGAGGTTGGCCAGGGCGTGATCCCCGAGAACAAGCTGGCGCGCGCCTTCGTCGATCAGGCCGGGCGGCTGCACCAGGCCGTCGCGGCCGTGGCCGGACGTGTCGTCTTCGTCACCGCCGGCCTGCCGCAAACCCTGAAAGACATCCCGCACACCTGA
- the hemN gene encoding oxygen-independent coproporphyrinogen III oxidase, translating into MSTITDVPTPAATVAPTDNVQLATTELLEKYDGRVPRYTSYPTAPHFSDRVTPGVYAHWLRDLPEGAPLSLYLHVPFCDSLCWFCGCNTTVVNRPEPVARYVDLLLQEIDMVARTIGDRRAVSQIHLGGGSPTILNAEQVHRVFTRLRHNFDLRSDAEVAVEIDPRGLSEEVIAAFAEAGLSRASIGVQDINPKVQDAINRIQSHETTTRCVELLRKHGVNKLNLDLMYGLPYQGIDDLHETVRQNLELSPDRVAVFGYAHVPWMKKHQKLIPEDALPGTEERWQQYREAAGWLVGAGYWPIGLDHFAKPTDSMAQALREGWLHRNFQGYTTDQAPALLGLGASAIGKTPQGYTQNHRDVPNYAAAIKDSQLPTVKGVAIGTDDAMRSDAIEQVMCFMTVDVGEVAERHGADPSVFDNAIEQLREMEQDGLLRITGGRVTVLESGRPLLRTVSSVFDAYLESTQQRRHASAV; encoded by the coding sequence ATGAGCACGATCACCGACGTCCCGACCCCCGCCGCCACCGTTGCGCCCACCGACAATGTCCAGCTCGCCACCACCGAGCTGCTGGAGAAGTATGATGGGCGCGTGCCGCGTTACACCAGCTATCCCACGGCGCCGCACTTCAGCGATAGGGTGACGCCTGGGGTCTACGCCCATTGGCTGCGTGACCTGCCCGAGGGTGCGCCGCTGTCGCTCTACCTGCACGTGCCGTTCTGCGACAGCCTGTGCTGGTTCTGCGGCTGCAATACGACCGTGGTGAACCGGCCGGAGCCGGTCGCACGCTACGTCGACCTGCTGTTGCAGGAAATCGACATGGTCGCGCGCACGATCGGGGACCGCAGGGCGGTGTCGCAGATCCACCTGGGCGGCGGCAGTCCGACGATCCTGAACGCCGAGCAGGTCCATCGCGTGTTCACGCGCCTGCGCCACAACTTCGATCTGCGTTCGGATGCCGAAGTCGCCGTCGAGATCGACCCGCGTGGGCTGTCGGAAGAGGTGATCGCGGCCTTCGCCGAGGCGGGCCTGTCCCGGGCGTCGATCGGCGTCCAGGATATCAATCCGAAGGTCCAGGACGCGATCAACCGTATCCAGTCGCACGAGACGACCACGCGGTGCGTTGAGCTGCTGCGCAAGCACGGGGTCAACAAGCTGAACCTCGACCTGATGTATGGCCTGCCGTACCAGGGGATCGACGATCTGCATGAGACGGTGCGCCAGAATCTGGAGTTGTCGCCGGATCGCGTGGCGGTGTTCGGCTATGCCCACGTGCCGTGGATGAAGAAGCATCAGAAGCTGATCCCGGAAGATGCCCTGCCGGGCACCGAGGAGCGCTGGCAGCAGTATCGCGAGGCTGCCGGCTGGCTGGTCGGCGCCGGCTATTGGCCGATCGGCCTGGATCACTTCGCCAAGCCGACGGACTCGATGGCCCAGGCGCTGCGCGAGGGCTGGCTGCATCGTAACTTCCAGGGCTACACGACCGACCAGGCCCCCGCACTGCTCGGCCTGGGGGCCTCGGCGATCGGCAAGACGCCGCAGGGGTACACGCAGAACCACCGCGACGTTCCGAACTATGCGGCGGCGATCAAGGATAGTCAGTTGCCCACGGTCAAAGGCGTGGCGATCGGGACCGACGATGCGATGCGCTCGGACGCGATTGAACAGGTGATGTGCTTCATGACCGTCGACGTGGGCGAGGTTGCGGAACGGCACGGTGCCGATCCGAGCGTGTTCGACAACGCGATCGAGCAGCTGCGTGAGATGGAGCAGGATGGTTTGCTGCGGATCACCGGTGGCCGCGTCACCGTGCTCGAAAGCGGGCGGCCGCTGTTGCGTACCGTGTCCAGTGTGTTCGACGCCTACCTCGAGTCTACCCAGCAGCGCCGTCACGCCAGCGCTGTATAA
- a CDS encoding RNA polymerase factor sigma-32, with protein sequence MVSSESIDSQAATQRFIREAMKAPLLSRERETDLAKRWTEDRDEEALHELVSAHHRLVVSQATAYRGYGLNMSDLLQEGNLGLMQAAARFDHEREVRFSTYAVWWIRAAIQDFVLRNWSMVRLGTTTQEKSLFFNLRRLRAKIASADGKVSDVDARDRIASELKVQLSQVENMEARLAGPDQSANAPLGEDGSSEWQDLLVDDGPSPEDMVQKSRDNAVRGKWLKAALTALPAREQHIIRERHLKEQSTTLAELGEELGISKERVRQIEHRALQELRKRVLSSADMPVDTTTGA encoded by the coding sequence ATGGTGTCCAGCGAGAGTATTGACAGCCAAGCCGCCACGCAGCGCTTTATCCGCGAGGCGATGAAAGCTCCCTTGCTGTCCCGCGAACGCGAGACCGATCTCGCCAAACGCTGGACCGAGGACCGCGACGAAGAGGCTCTCCACGAACTGGTGAGCGCCCACCACAGACTGGTGGTGTCACAAGCGACGGCCTACCGCGGCTATGGCCTGAACATGTCCGACCTGCTGCAAGAGGGCAACTTGGGTCTGATGCAGGCGGCCGCCCGGTTCGATCACGAGCGCGAGGTACGCTTCTCCACCTACGCGGTGTGGTGGATTCGCGCGGCCATTCAGGACTTTGTCCTGCGCAACTGGTCGATGGTGCGCCTGGGCACCACCACGCAGGAAAAGTCCTTGTTCTTCAATTTGCGCCGGTTGCGCGCGAAGATCGCCAGTGCCGATGGCAAGGTCAGCGACGTCGATGCGCGCGACAGGATCGCCAGTGAGCTGAAGGTACAACTCAGCCAGGTCGAGAACATGGAAGCTCGTCTGGCGGGACCGGACCAGTCGGCGAACGCGCCGCTGGGCGAGGATGGGTCTTCGGAGTGGCAGGACCTGTTGGTCGACGACGGCCCCTCGCCGGAAGACATGGTGCAGAAGTCGCGTGACAACGCGGTCCGCGGCAAGTGGCTGAAGGCCGCGCTCACCGCCTTGCCGGCGCGCGAGCAACACATCATCCGCGAACGCCACCTCAAGGAACAATCGACTACCCTCGCCGAACTGGGCGAGGAACTCGGCATCTCCAAGGAGCGGGTGCGTCAGATCGAGCACCGCGCCCTGCAGGAGTTGCGCAAGCGGGTGCTGAGCAGCGCCGACATGCCGGTGGACACAACCACTGGCGCCTAG
- a CDS encoding ChrR family anti-sigma-E factor: MAQHLAPDDLLQEYAAGNLSEPLSLLVATHVVLSPQSRRTLRFYEDVGGALLEESEPVPLADDAFEAVMARIEADAPVVADGGTARAPADDAERTRAALPEGVRIAADVPAPLRDYLAGAAGTSAWRQRGGSVAELDLLPDVPGYKTRLLRIAAGAGIPQHTHDGAEYTLVLEGSFTDATGRYARGDVAVADDEVTHQPVAGKECDCICLAVTDAPLKMTGPFGRILNYFVDM; this comes from the coding sequence ATGGCGCAGCATCTTGCACCCGACGACCTGCTGCAGGAGTACGCGGCCGGCAACCTGTCGGAGCCGTTGTCCCTGCTGGTCGCAACCCATGTCGTATTGTCGCCGCAAAGTCGTCGGACCCTGCGTTTCTACGAGGACGTTGGCGGCGCCCTGCTGGAGGAAAGCGAGCCTGTGCCCCTGGCTGACGACGCGTTCGAGGCTGTCATGGCGCGCATCGAGGCCGATGCGCCGGTGGTCGCCGATGGCGGGACGGCCAGGGCGCCGGCCGATGATGCGGAGCGGACCCGCGCGGCCCTGCCGGAGGGGGTGCGTATCGCTGCCGATGTACCTGCGCCGCTGCGGGACTACCTGGCTGGGGCGGCGGGGACGTCGGCCTGGCGCCAGCGCGGCGGCAGTGTCGCGGAACTCGACCTGCTGCCGGACGTTCCAGGTTATAAGACGCGGCTGCTGCGGATCGCAGCCGGCGCCGGCATTCCCCAGCACACGCACGATGGGGCTGAATATACGCTGGTGCTGGAAGGCAGCTTCACCGACGCGACCGGTCGCTACGCGCGGGGCGACGTTGCGGTCGCGGATGACGAGGTCACCCACCAGCCGGTGGCCGGTAAGGAATGTGATTGCATCTGCCTGGCGGTCACGGACGCACCGCTCAAGATGACCGGGCCGTTCGGGCGCATTTTGAACTACTTCGTGGATATGTGA